The Anolis carolinensis isolate JA03-04 chromosome 1, rAnoCar3.1.pri, whole genome shotgun sequence genome window below encodes:
- the xrcc3 gene encoding DNA repair protein XRCC3 isoform X2, with protein sequence MICGKDAEAWDYIQIFFWLCTCQEMDLDQLDVNPRVIAAIKRALQLFKDKNQRRKLSLGCPVLDGFLQGGIPLTGITEIAGESSAGKTQIALQLALSIQYPYKYGGLESGAVYICTEDAFPNKRLQQLIQQQANLRDDVPPIVVQKIKFGNRIFVEHTADLDAFRNCITNRIGILLSRGMVRLIIVDSIAALFRCEFGAKDSVLKAKYLLMFGAKLHELSSQFQIPIVCINQVTDTMDTAGRAVHSPSCTAQRVAPALGITWSNQLLMRLMASRTVHFTQTANDAHQHNRGALRTLRVIFAPHLPQTSCQYTINLEGVRGIKEDILAGL encoded by the exons GATGTGAACCCCAGAGTGATTGCAGCTATTAAGAGAG CTCTTCAGCTCTTCAAAGACAAAAACCAACGCAGGAAATTAAGCCTGGGCTGTCCGGTTCTCGATGGCTTCCTCCAAGGCGGCATTCCCCTAACAGGGATTACTGAAATTGCTGGCGAGAGCTCAGCTGGGAAGACACAAATTGCTTTGCAGCTGGCCCTTTCTATACAATATCCATATAAATATGGTGGTCTAGAATCTG GTGCTGTTTACATTTGCACAGAAGACGCTTTCCCAAACAAACGCCTGCAGCAACTGATCCAGCAACAGGCAAATCTGAGAGATGATGTTCCGCCCATTGTGGTGCAAAAGATAAAATTTGGAAATCGTATTTTTGTTGAGCACACAGCAGACCTG GATGCTTTCCGCAATTGCATTACTAATAGAATTGGTATACTACTCTCGAGAGGCATGGTGCGGCTCATTATTGTTGATTCCATTGCTGCCTTGTTCAGATGTGAGTTCGGTGCTAAAGATTCTGTCCTGAAAGCCAAATATTTGCTAATGTTTGGAGCAAAGCTTCACGAACTTAGCAGCCAATTCCAAATCCCCATTGTGTGCATTAATCAG GTAACCGACACAATGGATACAGCTGGGAGAGCTGTTCATAGTCCAAG CTGTACAGCTCAGAGAGTTGCTCCAGCCCTAGGAATAACGTGGTCCAATCAACTATTGATGAGACTAATGGCAAGTCGGACAGTCCATTTTACACAGACTGCAAATGATGCTCATCAACACAACAGAGGGGCCTTACGGACGTTGAGGGTTATTTTTGCTCCTCACTTGCCACAGACATCTTGCCAGTACACAATAAACCTGGAAGGTGTGCGGGGAATAAAGGAagacattttggcaggtttaTGA
- the xrcc3 gene encoding DNA repair protein XRCC3 isoform X1: MICGKDAEAWDYIQIFFWLCTCQEMDLDQLDVNPRVIAAIKRANLKSVREIFNLSQSDLQRVTKLSSVDVQYLLKTISSAVRKKHVLTALQLFKDKNQRRKLSLGCPVLDGFLQGGIPLTGITEIAGESSAGKTQIALQLALSIQYPYKYGGLESGAVYICTEDAFPNKRLQQLIQQQANLRDDVPPIVVQKIKFGNRIFVEHTADLDAFRNCITNRIGILLSRGMVRLIIVDSIAALFRCEFGAKDSVLKAKYLLMFGAKLHELSSQFQIPIVCINQVTDTMDTAGRAVHSPSCTAQRVAPALGITWSNQLLMRLMASRTVHFTQTANDAHQHNRGALRTLRVIFAPHLPQTSCQYTINLEGVRGIKEDILAGL; encoded by the exons GATGTGAACCCCAGAGTGATTGCAGCTATTAAGAGAG CAAACCTGAAATCAGTCAGAGAGATTTTCAATCTTTCCCAATCAGATTTGCAAAGGGTGACAAAATTATCCAGTGTGGATGTACAATACCTGCTAAAAACAATTTCTAGTGCAGTGAGGAAAAAACATGTCCTTACAG CTCTTCAGCTCTTCAAAGACAAAAACCAACGCAGGAAATTAAGCCTGGGCTGTCCGGTTCTCGATGGCTTCCTCCAAGGCGGCATTCCCCTAACAGGGATTACTGAAATTGCTGGCGAGAGCTCAGCTGGGAAGACACAAATTGCTTTGCAGCTGGCCCTTTCTATACAATATCCATATAAATATGGTGGTCTAGAATCTG GTGCTGTTTACATTTGCACAGAAGACGCTTTCCCAAACAAACGCCTGCAGCAACTGATCCAGCAACAGGCAAATCTGAGAGATGATGTTCCGCCCATTGTGGTGCAAAAGATAAAATTTGGAAATCGTATTTTTGTTGAGCACACAGCAGACCTG GATGCTTTCCGCAATTGCATTACTAATAGAATTGGTATACTACTCTCGAGAGGCATGGTGCGGCTCATTATTGTTGATTCCATTGCTGCCTTGTTCAGATGTGAGTTCGGTGCTAAAGATTCTGTCCTGAAAGCCAAATATTTGCTAATGTTTGGAGCAAAGCTTCACGAACTTAGCAGCCAATTCCAAATCCCCATTGTGTGCATTAATCAG GTAACCGACACAATGGATACAGCTGGGAGAGCTGTTCATAGTCCAAG CTGTACAGCTCAGAGAGTTGCTCCAGCCCTAGGAATAACGTGGTCCAATCAACTATTGATGAGACTAATGGCAAGTCGGACAGTCCATTTTACACAGACTGCAAATGATGCTCATCAACACAACAGAGGGGCCTTACGGACGTTGAGGGTTATTTTTGCTCCTCACTTGCCACAGACATCTTGCCAGTACACAATAAACCTGGAAGGTGTGCGGGGAATAAAGGAagacattttggcaggtttaTGA